The window CGCCCGATTTATCAGCCACTATGGCATCCACGAAGATAAGGCGGGCTTCCTCCATCAGCTCGTCGAAGCGGGACGCATCCTCATCAGTAGAAGCCAAATCCACCGCCATGACGCCATCCTCCAAGGGCGTCTTGGTGGGGTTCTCCTGGGCGTACAGCACTGTGGGCACCCACCCGAGTCCTAATGTAAGCATGAGGCCTACAATCAATCGCTGAGTTGTATCTACCATAAAGGATGCCAATTTAGGGTAAGTTTTCACCAGAAGCACTATTCCAGAATTGGGCTTTTACCGGGCAGCCCCTGGTGAATACGGTCCAGCAGTGCACTGGTACTGCGACCTTCCAACAGCGGAATGATCCGCACCTCTCCGGCAAACTCACGCCCTACCACCGCTTGCTGGCTGTAATCTGCCCCCTTTACCAAGACATCGGGGTGGAGCTGACGTAACAGAGCGTAAGGCGTGTCCTGAAGGTCGGGATCCAGATCATCAGTCCGCGAGGGTTCAACAGGGAAGACCACCAGCACATCTACCATCTCCAGGGCTCCCAGGATAAGTAACCGGTCATCCAGGGACATGACGGGGCGCTGGGGTCCCTTTAGCCGCCGCACTGATGCATCGCTGTTAACTCCCACCACCAAGTAATCACCCAGACACCGGGCTTCGTGGAGGTAATGAATATGACCGGCATGCAGCAGATCAAAGCAGCCATTGGTGAACACTACCCGTCGCCGCTCACGCTGGCGTTCGCGAATCCAACCGGCACAGGCTTCCCAGGCCAGCTCTTTAGCGATCACCGGCAACCCCTATCACCGGACACCAATCACATCCAAATGGCTGACAAAGGGTTTCAATCCACTCCAACAGCCCTTGCTGCTCGCCAAAAGACGCTGGTCTTCGGAGGCCCAGCCGCTCAACATGCCGCCTTACCCGGCCGTAGGGCCAGCCGAGGGGTAGCTGATACCACTCCCTAAATCGATTGGTGCCCGTTTTTGAGCTACTGAGGGGCAATAGCCAGTTGCCTACCACCTCTACAAGAAAAGGCCTTGAAGGAACAGAATAACCTCCTCCTGCCAGATCCCGAACCAGTTGCCGGACATCCACCAGGGACCACTTCCATAGCTTCTGAGGAGTGTGGTGGTACATGAAAGCCAAGGCACTCAGGCAGATTACGCGACCAGGGAGTCCCCGCCGGAAGCTGCCACCGTCACCGAGACCCAAATAGTCAACCACCCCTGAGAGGAAGGCGGGCAGGTCTTTCTCACCGGGCAGAAGAGTTAACCAGTGCCTTACCAAATCGAGTCGGTGATGATCGGGTCCCAGCCGACGGGCCAGGCCATTCCAGACGGCTGATGTGTCCTGGTCATTCCAGGCAGCTAACCGACGCCACCAACGTTGCATTGCCAGCGTCTGAATAAAATCGTCCTGTTCTGTAAAACCGTCGAGCGCCTGGGGGATAGTATGGCAGAGGGCCTGAAATGATTCCGGTTCCCTGGGAAGAGGCACGGTAGGCACTACCCGCCACTGGTTCTGGGACACCGCCTTAAAGGGTCCGGCGGCGATGACATGAAGAATCACCAGACGGTAGCGTGGGTCTGTCTGGTGGCGGTGTCGGTACCAGTCGTTCCACCGCCGGTGGATTTCCACGTCTCCCCGCCGCACCTGGCCATCGGGA of the Candidatus Neomarinimicrobiota bacterium genome contains:
- a CDS encoding adenylyltransferase/cytidyltransferase family protein, producing the protein MIAKELAWEACAGWIRERQRERRRVVFTNGCFDLLHAGHIHYLHEARCLGDYLVVGVNSDASVRRLKGPQRPVMSLDDRLLILGALEMVDVLVVFPVEPSRTDDLDPDLQDTPYALLRQLHPDVLVKGADYSQQAVVGREFAGEVRIIPLLEGRSTSALLDRIHQGLPGKSPILE
- a CDS encoding DUF2851 family protein, coding for MREPVKTEESPEREADLYAQWERSAGRTVWGLGGQYRIFHQGKRNGGPGPDYLDATIAFPDGQVRRGDVEIHRRWNDWYRHRHQTDPRYRLVILHVIAAGPFKAVSQNQWRVVPTVPLPREPESFQALCHTIPQALDGFTEQDDFIQTLAMQRWWRRLAAWNDQDTSAVWNGLARRLGPDHHRLDLVRHWLTLLPGEKDLPAFLSGVVDYLGLGDGGSFRRGLPGRVICLSALAFMYHHTPQKLWKWSLVDVRQLVRDLAGGGYSVPSRPFLVEVVGNWLLPLSSSKTGTNRFREWYQLPLGWPYGRVRRHVERLGLRRPASFGEQQGLLEWIETLCQPFGCDWCPVIGVAGDR